GGCGCCACGGCCTTTGAGCTCCACGACGTTGACCTGCGCAACGGGCGGATCGGCATTGGCGGCGTTGAGGAGATCATGGCCGGGTCCAAGCTCATCGAGCTGCTGCACACCACCCTGGGCGAGGCGCTGGACGAGGAGGCCAAGAACCGCGCGCTGTACAGCATGGGTCAACGGCTGTGCCGCTGGGAGGTCGGGCAGGCGCTGGAGCACGGCCGCTGGGCGCCGGCGGTGCTGGCGCCGCTGATCTTCAACAGCCGGGTGATCGACGAGGTCCAGGCCGACCCGCAGATGGCCGAGTTCTTCGGCCATGTGATGCGGATGATGTCGCGGCTGATCACCGACGAGGGGGGCTGGGGCCACCTGGATTTCGACTTCTCGGCCTACCCGCTGAAGGTGATGCTGACCAACTCCCAGGAGGCGCGCTGGCTCGGACCGGCGGACCGGCCGACCTGCCATTTCTACGCGGGCATCGTCTCGGGCTACGCCAGCACCATCTCGGGACAGGAGCTGACCGCCGTGGAGGTCGAGTGCAAGTCCATGGGCGCATCGCGCTGCGTGTTCGAGCTGA
The sequence above is a segment of the Candidatus Alcyoniella australis genome. Coding sequences within it:
- a CDS encoding 4-vinyl reductase, encoding MLSDSTKIKLLGRLMAFLQRHPLLVRLLLRPIANAPIISKKMMVFVRAFMGATAFELHDVDLRNGRIGIGGVEEIMAGSKLIELLHTTLGEALDEEAKNRALYSMGQRLCRWEVGQALEHGRWAPAVLAPLIFNSRVIDEVQADPQMAEFFGHVMRMMSRLITDEGGWGHLDFDFSAYPLKVMLTNSQEARWLGPADRPTCHFYAGIVSGYASTISGQELTAVEVECKSMGASRCVFELSKTQTA